The following proteins come from a genomic window of Sesamum indicum cultivar Zhongzhi No. 13 linkage group LG10, S_indicum_v1.0, whole genome shotgun sequence:
- the LOC105171785 gene encoding cryptochrome-1: MEKNCKSIVWFRRDLRIEDNPALAAAARDGSLLPVFIWCPKEEGQYFPGRVSRWWLKHSLKHLQQSLKSLGAELILIKAEDTLSALLDCLNAVGATKVLYNHLYDPISLVRDHNIKQKLVELGIKVQSYNGDLLFEPWEVYDDNGHAFTTFNAYWEKCLSMQREPVSHLPPWRLVQAAGMVESTPIEALGLEDESEKSSNALLGRGWSPGWSNADKAFNEFVERHLLNYSKDRLQVGGNSTSLLSPYIHFGELSIRKVFQCVLVKQIVWKNERNTVGEDSATCFLKAIGLREYSRYICFNFPFTHERSLLPSLKFFPWDANLAHFKAWRQGRTGYPLVDAGMRELWATGWIHNRIRVIVSSFFVKFLLLPWQWGMKYFWDTLLDADLESDILGWQYISGSLPDGHELERMDSPQIQGFNFDPEGEYVRQWLPELARMPAEWIHHPWDAPLAVLKSAGVDLGVNYPKPIIDIDFARDRLTEAIAVMHGNEATARAGSSNGADEVVFDNCETNIKLGTRNEIVKEKTPCPATSSHDQRVPSMINSKDGILNKKRLKSREDDMPLKDDLRSCNNGDEVSKTYYDLCSTAESSSNKKQITNSRNSFSVPRSCSLMSTDAPYQVHDSSYFKNPRQEEIDTEETSSKNGATNLRISGDQTIREE, translated from the exons atggaaaagaactGCAAGAGCATAGTGTGGTTTAGGAGAGATTTGAGGATTGAAGACAATCCAGCTTTAGCAGCTGCTGCAAGGGATGGGAGTTTATTACCTGTTTTTATATGGTGTCCTAAAGAAGAAGGTCAATATTTCCCAGGCCGAGTCTCGCGGTGGTGGTTGAAGCATTCCCTTAAACATTTGCAGCAGTCTTTGAAATCCCTTGGGGCAGAACTGATACTGATCAAAGCCGAGGACACTCTGTCTGCACTTTTAGATTGCCTCAATGCTGTCGGGGCGACAAAAGTATTGTATAACCATCTTTATG ATCCAATTTCACTTGTTCGGGATCACAACATTAAGCAAAAGTTGGTTGAACTTGGCATTAAAGTGCAAAGCTATAATGGTGACTTGTTGTTTGAGCCATGGGAAGTATATGATGATAATGGACATGCTTTTACGACATTTAATGCATACTGGGAGAAATGCTTGAGCATGCAAAGAGAACCTGTTTCACATCTTCCTCCATGGCGTTTGGTTCAAGCTGCAG GAATGGTTGAAAGTACACCAATTGAAGCATTGGGTCTCGAAGATGAATCAGAAAAGTCGAGTAATGCTCTATTGGGAAGAGGGTGGTCACCTGGTTGGAGCAATGCTGACAAGGctttcaatgaatttgtcgAACGCCATCTGCTCAACTACTCAAAGGACAGACTCCAGGTCGGAGGGAACTCAACATCCCTCTTGTCCCCGTATATTCATTTTGGGGAACTCAGCATTAGAAAAGTGTTCCAATGTGTTCTTGTGAAGCAAATAGTTTGGAAAAACGAAAGAAACACAGTTGGAGAAGACAGCGCAACATGTTTCCTTAAGGCTATAGGGCTTAGAGAGTATTCCCGCtacatatgttttaattttccatTTACTCATGAGAGGTCGTTGCTTCCCAGCCTGAAATTTTTCCCATGGGATGCCAACCTGGCTCATTTCAAGGCTTGGCGACAAGGCCGAACAGGTTATCCACTAGTTGATGCGGGAATGAGAGAGCTTTGGGCTACTGGATGGATTCACAATAGGATTAGAGTAATTGTTTCTAGTTTCTTTGTGAAGTTTCTTCTTCTACCATGGCAATGGGGGATGAAGTACTTCTGGGATACACTTCTGGACGCAGACTTGGAAAGTGATATCCTTGGTTGGCAGTATATCTCTGGAAGTTTGCCTGACGGGCATGAACTTGAGCGCATGGATAGTCCACAG ATTCAGGGCTTCAACTTTGATCCAGAGGGTGAATATGTGAGGCAGTGGTTGCCCGAATTAGCCCGGATGCCAGCTGAATGGATCCATCACCCATGGGATGCTCCTCTTGCTGTGCTTAAATCTGCAGGCGTGGACCTCGGAGTAAACTACCCAAAACCTATAATTGATATAGATTTCGCAAGGGATCGGTTAACTGAAGCCATAGCCGTCATGCACGGAAATGAAGCAACCGCAAGGGCCGGAAGCTCCAATGGAGCAGACGAAGTTGTGTTCGATAACTGCGAAACTAACATAAAATTGGGCACTCGAAATGAAATTGTGAAGGAAAAGACTCCATGTCCGGCTACTTCATCTCACGATCAAAGGGTGCCATCAATGATAAACTCCAAAGATggtattctaaataaaaaaagactgAAGTCAAGGGAAGATGATATGCCGCTGAAAGATGACTTGCGTAGTTGCAACAATGGAGATGAGGTCTCGAAAACGTACTACGACTTGTGCTCTACAGCTGAATCTTCATCGAACAAGAAACAGATAACCAACAGTAGAAATTCTTTCTCTGTTCCCCGAAGCTGCTCTTTAATGTCAACGGATGCACCGTATCAGGTGCATGACTCTTCCTACTTCAAGAATCCAAGGCAAGAAGAGATTGACACGGAAGAGACTTCGAGCAAAAATG